The following are encoded together in the Rhizobium tumorigenes genome:
- a CDS encoding IS5 family transposase (programmed frameshift), protein MAMRRHELSDEEWAIIAPLLPNNSRGIERVDDRRVINGILWRFRTGSSWRDVPERYGPRTTLYNRFSRWRKAGVWDRLLDAVSKRYDGDIVMIDSSCVRVHQHGANAKKGDLPIPCMGRSRGGLTTKIHALVDADGRPVRLELTAGQAADAPMAEKLLSDLRPGATILADKAYDTDAIRNFAKQRKCWANIPAKANRKQTFSFNRWVYRQRNLVERFFNRIKQMRGLATRYDRRADNYMAALKLVATRIWIASTNESVA, encoded by the exons ATTGCCATGCGCCGTCATGAATTGAGCGACGAAGAATGGGCTATCATTGCACCTCTTTTGCCGAACAATAGCCGTGGAATTGAACGTGTCGATGACCGCCGGGTGATCAACGGCATCCTGTGGCGTTTCAGGACTGGTTCGTCTTGGCGAGATGTGCCGGAGCGTTATGGCCCGCGCACGACGCTTTACAATCGGTTCTCCCGATGGCGCAAGGCGGGCGTCTGGGATCGTCTTCTGGACGCCGTTTCAAAGCGTTACGATGGAGACATCGTGATGATCGACAGTTCTTGTGTTCGCGTTCACCAGCATGGTGCCAACGCTAAAAAGGGGGATCTGCCGATCC CTTGCATGGGACGTTCGCGCGGCGGCCTGACGACAAAGATCCACGCTCTTGTCGATGCAGATGGCAGACCGGTTCGGCTTGAACTCACCGCCGGCCAAGCCGCCGATGCACCGATGGCTGAAAAGCTGTTGAGCGACCTGCGGCCCGGCGCGACGATCCTCGCCGACAAGGCATATGACACCGACGCAATTCGTAACTTTGCCAAGCAACGCAAGTGCTGGGCGAATATCCCTGCAAAGGCCAATCGAAAGCAGACATTCAGCTTCAACCGCTGGGTCTACCGTCAGCGCAATCTCGTGGAACGGTTCTTCAACCGTATCAAGCAGATGCGAGGCCTCGCGACGCGATACGACCGGCGCGCTGATAATTACATGGCCGCCCTCAAGCTTGTCGCGACGAGGATATGGATCGCCTCAACTAATGAGTCCGTGGCCTAA
- a CDS encoding beta-ketoacyl-ACP synthase, with protein sequence MTAAAYRDHLGRPIVAVTGMGIITSLGQGLKDNWDALTSGVSGIHAITRFPTDNISTRIAGTVDFIEVPISNAVERSYAFARETTVEALAQAGLSGDFNGPLFLAAPPIEPEWSARFALGDRSPPADHPGDAYERFLFAMRERPDPSFHEAASFGAISERLSDRFGTRGLPVTLSTACASGATAIQLGIEAIRQGRTERALSVATDGSLSAEALIRFSLLSALSTQNDPPTKASKPFSKDRDGFVIAEGAATLVLESLESAVARGAKILGIMKGAGDKADSFHRTRSSPDGAPAIATIRAALADAGMAETDIGYINAHGTSTPENDKMEYGAMLAVFGDRLAKIPVSSNKSMIGHTLTAAGAVEAVFSLQTMLTGTLPPTINYAIPDTSIDLDVVPNVKRETQVHAVLSNSFGFGGQNASLVMALDPT encoded by the coding sequence ATGACAGCTGCAGCCTATAGGGACCATCTCGGACGCCCGATCGTTGCCGTCACCGGCATGGGCATCATCACCTCGCTCGGCCAGGGACTGAAGGACAACTGGGATGCGCTGACATCAGGCGTCTCAGGTATCCACGCCATCACGCGCTTTCCGACCGACAACATCTCGACCCGCATCGCCGGTACCGTCGACTTCATCGAGGTGCCGATTTCCAACGCCGTCGAGCGCTCCTATGCATTTGCCCGCGAGACCACCGTCGAGGCGCTAGCACAGGCTGGCCTGTCCGGTGATTTCAACGGCCCGCTGTTCCTGGCCGCACCGCCGATCGAGCCGGAATGGAGTGCCCGCTTTGCGCTCGGCGACCGCTCGCCGCCGGCCGATCATCCGGGCGACGCCTATGAACGCTTTCTATTCGCTATGCGCGAGCGGCCCGATCCGTCGTTCCATGAGGCGGCCTCGTTCGGCGCCATCTCCGAGCGGCTGTCCGACCGCTTCGGCACGCGCGGCTTGCCGGTGACCCTGTCGACGGCCTGTGCCTCGGGCGCCACCGCAATCCAGCTCGGTATCGAGGCGATCCGCCAGGGCCGCACAGAGCGGGCCTTGTCGGTTGCCACCGATGGCTCGCTCAGCGCCGAGGCCCTGATCCGCTTTTCGCTGCTCTCCGCGCTGTCGACCCAGAACGATCCGCCGACCAAGGCGTCAAAGCCTTTCAGCAAGGACCGGGACGGCTTCGTGATTGCCGAGGGTGCTGCGACGCTGGTGCTGGAATCGCTGGAATCAGCCGTAGCCCGTGGTGCAAAAATCCTCGGCATCATGAAGGGCGCCGGCGACAAGGCCGACAGTTTTCATCGCACCCGCTCGTCACCCGACGGCGCGCCGGCGATTGCCACGATCCGGGCGGCGCTCGCGGATGCCGGCATGGCGGAGACCGATATCGGCTATATCAACGCCCACGGCACATCGACGCCGGAAAACGACAAAATGGAATATGGTGCGATGCTGGCCGTCTTCGGCGACCGCCTTGCCAAAATTCCGGTGTCGTCCAACAAGTCGATGATCGGCCATACGCTGACTGCTGCCGGCGCCGTCGAAGCGGTGTTCTCGCTACAGACGATGCTCACGGGTACGCTGCCACCGACCATCAACTACGCCATTCCGGACACCAGCATCGACCTCGACGTGGTGCCGAACGTCAAGCGCGAGACACAGGTCCACGCGGTGCTGTCGAACTCGTTTGGCTTCGGCGGGCAGAATGCCAGCCTTGTCATGGCGCTCGATCCGACCTAG
- a CDS encoding beta-ketoacyl-ACP synthase: MSKAPNDVVITGVGIVTCQGVGKDAHVALLTAGASPAVVVETEKFKPYPVHPLPEIDWSQQIPKRGDQRQMENWQRIGVFTAGLALDDAGFKDNFEACGAMDMIVAAGGGERDINVDTLIVDEGLKRNDRELMLNEKLTTELRPTLFLAQLSNLLAGNISIVHKVTGSSRTFMGEEAAGISAVETAFHRIKSGESTHALVGGAFSAERLDMILLFESIGGHSVGDWQPLWSRREGSGGGMIVGSLGAFLVLESRAHAESRGAHIYATIDAIEGDRGNRDDGKFEARLERLLEPAIGSGSETIVFSGSSGLHEIAAREKAVLDKALPQAAIRGYGGVTGHGLETQFPLGIAFAALALANKARVPTFDPNHEKPMGAAARTAIVTTVGHTRGEGVAVLSTEPQE; the protein is encoded by the coding sequence ATGAGCAAGGCTCCCAATGACGTCGTCATCACAGGCGTCGGTATCGTAACCTGCCAGGGCGTCGGCAAGGATGCGCATGTTGCGCTGCTGACCGCAGGCGCGTCACCGGCCGTTGTCGTCGAGACGGAAAAATTCAAGCCGTACCCGGTGCACCCGCTGCCGGAGATCGACTGGTCTCAGCAGATCCCCAAGCGCGGGGATCAGCGGCAGATGGAAAACTGGCAGCGCATCGGCGTGTTCACGGCCGGTCTCGCGCTCGACGACGCCGGCTTCAAGGATAACTTCGAGGCGTGCGGCGCGATGGACATGATCGTGGCTGCCGGCGGTGGCGAGCGCGACATCAATGTCGATACGCTGATCGTCGACGAGGGCCTGAAGCGCAACGACCGCGAATTGATGCTCAATGAAAAGCTGACGACGGAGTTGCGGCCAACGCTGTTTCTCGCGCAGCTCTCGAACCTGCTGGCAGGCAACATCTCTATCGTCCATAAGGTGACCGGCTCGTCGCGCACTTTCATGGGCGAGGAGGCTGCTGGCATATCGGCGGTCGAGACTGCCTTTCACCGCATCAAGTCCGGTGAGTCCACCCACGCGCTGGTCGGCGGCGCGTTTTCGGCAGAGCGGCTGGATATGATCCTGCTGTTCGAATCGATCGGCGGCCATAGCGTCGGCGACTGGCAGCCCTTGTGGTCGCGTCGCGAAGGCAGCGGCGGCGGCATGATCGTCGGCTCGCTCGGAGCCTTTCTGGTTCTGGAATCCCGGGCCCACGCCGAAAGCCGTGGTGCCCATATCTATGCGACCATCGACGCTATCGAAGGCGACCGCGGCAACCGCGACGACGGCAAGTTCGAGGCTCGCCTCGAGCGCTTGCTCGAGCCTGCCATCGGTTCCGGCAGCGAGACCATCGTGTTCTCCGGAAGCTCCGGTCTCCACGAGATTGCAGCCCGCGAGAAGGCGGTGCTGGACAAGGCGCTTCCGCAAGCGGCGATCCGTGGCTATGGCGGCGTGACCGGACACGGGCTGGAAACGCAGTTTCCGCTCGGCATCGCGTTTGCCGCGCTGGCGCTGGCCAACAAGGCCAGGGTGCCGACGTTCGATCCAAACCATGAAAAGCCGATGGGCGCAGCCGCCCGGACGGCGATCGTGACGACCGTCGGACATACGCGCGGCGAGGGCGTCGCCGTCCTGTCTACCGAGCCTCAGGAGTGA
- a CDS encoding 3-hydroxyacyl-ACP dehydratase FabZ family protein, whose protein sequence is MLLEYFQMIDRIESVDLSKGLLKARSVVPSNSPVFEGHFPGMPLVPGVLLIETMAQASGMLVLAATNFAAMPFLMTVDGAKMRSFVEPDAVLDIEAILEHDGSGYAVTKAKITVAGKKVCDAQLKLRTLPFNEVPLADIVRKRAMEVGLLDAIAASA, encoded by the coding sequence ATGCTGCTGGAATATTTCCAGATGATCGACCGGATCGAATCCGTCGACCTGTCCAAGGGTCTCTTGAAGGCGCGCTCCGTCGTGCCTTCCAACAGTCCGGTTTTCGAAGGCCACTTTCCCGGAATGCCGCTGGTTCCGGGCGTCCTCTTGATCGAGACAATGGCGCAGGCGTCCGGCATGCTCGTTCTGGCCGCCACGAATTTTGCCGCGATGCCGTTCCTGATGACCGTCGATGGCGCCAAGATGCGTTCCTTCGTCGAGCCGGATGCGGTACTCGACATCGAGGCCATTCTGGAACATGACGGATCCGGCTATGCTGTCACCAAGGCGAAGATTACCGTCGCCGGCAAGAAGGTCTGCGATGCGCAGTTGAAGCTGCGCACGCTGCCGTTTAATGAGGTGCCGCTGGCCGATATCGTTCGCAAGCGGGCCATGGAAGTCGGGCTTCTCGACGCGATTGCTGCCAGCGCCTGA
- a CDS encoding acyl carrier protein — translation MTATFDKVADIIAETSEIDRATITPESHTIDDLGIDSLDFLDIVFAIDKEFGIKIPLEKWTQEVNEGKVSTEEYFVLKNLCAKIDELRAAKA, via the coding sequence GTGACTGCTACATTCGATAAGGTTGCCGACATCATCGCGGAAACGAGCGAAATCGACCGGGCGACAATTACGCCGGAAAGCCACACGATCGACGATCTCGGCATCGATAGCCTCGATTTCCTCGATATCGTGTTTGCGATCGACAAGGAATTCGGCATCAAGATTCCGTTGGAAAAGTGGACGCAGGAAGTCAACGAAGGCAAGGTCTCGACTGAGGAGTATTTCGTCCTCAAGAATCTCTGTGCCAAGATCGATGAGTTGCGCGCCGCCAAGGCCTGA
- a CDS encoding L,D-transpeptidase, protein MKTTMLAAGATLCLGFYAASADASALLARIDIAAQTMTVSENGITRYQWKVSTARPGYVTPTGNYTAKWLSRDHHSKKYDNAPMPFAVFFNGGYAVHGTTEVRRLGRPASHGCVRLQTANAAVFFSMASEAGLENTRIVISQ, encoded by the coding sequence ATGAAGACGACGATGCTTGCTGCCGGGGCCACTCTCTGCCTCGGTTTTTATGCTGCGTCCGCCGATGCCTCGGCGCTGCTGGCGCGGATCGACATTGCCGCGCAGACGATGACCGTCAGTGAAAACGGCATCACCCGCTATCAGTGGAAAGTCTCGACGGCTCGGCCGGGCTATGTCACGCCGACCGGCAACTATACCGCCAAGTGGCTGTCGCGCGACCATCACTCGAAGAAGTACGACAACGCCCCGATGCCGTTCGCGGTGTTCTTCAACGGCGGCTATGCGGTGCACGGGACCACCGAGGTCCGCCGTCTCGGCCGGCCCGCGTCTCACGGTTGCGTCCGCCTGCAGACCGCGAATGCTGCTGTGTTCTTCTCCATGGCTAGCGAAGCCGGGCTGGAGAACACACGCATTGTCATCAGCCAGTAG
- the cbiB gene encoding adenosylcobinamide-phosphate synthase CbiB → MIIDEHLLILVLALLLDRIVGDPDWLWTRLPHPVVLFGKAISFVDKRYNLTRLSAADRRRNGLVSILALLALSALAGAVLHALLGMFGWLGLLIEAVLVAVFLAQKSLADHVIAVSDALRLEGLEGGRRAVSRIVGRDPETLDEPAVCRAAIESLAENFSDGVVAPVLWYAVFGLPGLLLYKMLNTADSMIGHKSETYLDFGRASALLDDVANWPAARLSILLIALGAMVRRGVTALNNAFRIAARDGGLHRSPNSGRPEAAMAGALDIQLAGPRMYAGETVREPMINGSGRDTATVSDVEAGVAIFYTACSVLALAVLAGFLALL, encoded by the coding sequence ATGATCATCGACGAACACCTGCTCATCCTCGTATTGGCTCTGCTGCTCGACCGGATCGTCGGCGATCCAGACTGGCTGTGGACGAGGTTGCCGCATCCGGTGGTCTTGTTCGGCAAGGCGATCAGCTTTGTCGACAAGCGCTACAATCTGACGCGGCTTTCCGCCGCAGACCGCCGTCGCAATGGTCTCGTGTCGATCCTGGCGTTGCTGGCGCTGAGCGCACTTGCCGGTGCCGTGCTGCATGCCTTGCTCGGGATGTTCGGCTGGCTCGGCCTGCTGATCGAAGCGGTACTGGTGGCGGTTTTCCTGGCGCAGAAGAGCCTTGCCGACCATGTGATCGCGGTGTCGGACGCGCTGCGGCTGGAGGGGCTCGAGGGTGGACGGCGCGCGGTGTCGCGCATTGTCGGCCGCGATCCCGAGACGCTCGACGAGCCCGCCGTCTGCCGTGCCGCCATCGAAAGCCTGGCGGAGAATTTTTCCGATGGCGTGGTGGCACCGGTGCTGTGGTATGCGGTTTTCGGCCTGCCGGGCTTGCTTCTGTACAAGATGCTCAACACCGCCGATTCGATGATCGGCCACAAATCCGAGACCTATCTAGATTTCGGCCGGGCCTCGGCGCTGCTCGACGATGTCGCCAACTGGCCGGCGGCGCGGCTGTCGATCCTGTTGATTGCCCTCGGGGCGATGGTTCGGCGTGGTGTGACGGCGCTCAACAACGCCTTTCGCATCGCCGCACGCGACGGAGGTCTGCACCGGTCTCCTAATTCCGGCAGGCCGGAGGCAGCCATGGCCGGGGCTCTCGATATCCAGCTGGCGGGCCCGCGTATGTATGCGGGCGAAACGGTGCGGGAGCCGATGATCAACGGGTCTGGGCGAGATACCGCGACCGTCAGCGACGTCGAGGCGGGCGTGGCGATCTTCTACACGGCCTGCAGCGTGCTGGCGCTGGCCGTGCTCGCGGGTTTTCTCGCGTTACTTTGA
- the cobD gene encoding threonine-phosphate decarboxylase CobD, whose protein sequence is MSGRIAHGGGITAAAHLYGGEAHDWLDLSTGINPNPVAIPPIEASAWHRLPDQYLVERARLSAQTYYRSGDCRPLPVPGTQSVIQLLPRLVAEGRRVAVLGPTYGEYRRVFSLAGLSVDEIVDLDGVTGAHGLVVVVNPNNPDGRVHMPDQLVALQHRLSRQDAWLVVDEAFADGNPQASLASLVSQMDKLIIFRSFGKFFGLAGIRLGFVIASPFLQERFEDWLGPWAVSGPALSLAAKVFAGDTAAIGRRLAERSAALRSVLAGAGLSVIGGTDLFALVADSRAGAIHEHLCRHHILVRKFDYAAEWLRFGLTADAAEDRRLASALTGLTS, encoded by the coding sequence ATGAGCGGCCGGATCGCCCATGGCGGCGGCATCACCGCTGCAGCGCATCTCTACGGCGGCGAGGCCCACGATTGGCTCGACCTGTCGACGGGGATCAACCCCAACCCGGTGGCGATCCCGCCGATAGAAGCGAGCGCATGGCACCGGCTGCCGGACCAGTATCTGGTGGAACGCGCCAGGCTGTCAGCGCAGACCTATTACCGCAGTGGCGATTGCCGGCCGTTGCCTGTGCCGGGGACGCAATCGGTCATCCAGCTGCTGCCGCGTCTGGTGGCTGAGGGCAGGCGCGTCGCCGTGCTGGGGCCGACCTATGGCGAGTACAGGCGCGTGTTTTCGCTCGCCGGCCTTTCGGTCGATGAGATCGTCGATCTCGACGGCGTGACGGGCGCGCATGGGCTGGTTGTGGTGGTCAATCCCAACAATCCGGATGGTCGCGTTCACATGCCCGATCAACTGGTCGCTCTCCAGCATCGACTTAGCCGGCAGGATGCGTGGCTGGTGGTCGACGAAGCTTTTGCAGACGGCAACCCGCAGGCGAGCCTTGCGTCGCTGGTTTCGCAGATGGACAAGCTGATAATCTTCCGTTCGTTTGGAAAGTTTTTCGGGCTGGCCGGTATCAGGCTCGGTTTCGTGATCGCCAGTCCCTTCCTGCAGGAACGTTTCGAGGACTGGCTCGGACCCTGGGCAGTTTCGGGTCCGGCGCTATCGCTGGCGGCCAAAGTGTTTGCCGGAGATACGGCGGCAATCGGCAGGCGGCTGGCCGAACGCAGCGCTGCATTGCGCTCGGTGCTTGCCGGCGCGGGGCTATCGGTTATCGGCGGGACCGATCTGTTCGCTCTCGTTGCCGACAGCCGGGCGGGTGCAATTCATGAGCACCTTTGCCGGCATCACATTTTGGTCCGCAAATTCGACTATGCAGCGGAGTGGCTGCGTTTCGGGCTGACGGCCGATGCGGCAGAGGATCGCCGGCTGGCCTCGGCACTCACCGGGTTGACATCATGA
- a CDS encoding cobyrinate a,c-diamide synthase, with protein MSGLLISAPSSGSGKTTITLGLLRALRNRGVAVAPGKAGPDYIDPAFHAAASGTTCLNFDPWGMRPELIAANAALHREGGRMLVVEAMMGLFDGAADGHGTAADLAAMLSLPVVFVVDAARTSQSVAALVSGFANFRADIRIVGVILNRVGSARHELMLRQALRAIGMPVVAVVRSDPGLAVPERHLGLVQAGEHSGLEEFVERAASAVSAECDFDLLLRAGAGSAKASPAAIHRMAPLGQKIAVARDIAFAFSYEHMLLGWRRRGAEISFFSPLADEAPVADADAIYLPGGYPELNAGTIASASAFRSAMRDAAERGVRIFGECGGYMTLGEGLIDAAGGHHAMLGLLPVVTSYETRKRHLGYRRVTPLPGSFFEAPMKAHEFHYSTLVSEGNADPLFAVTDALDTDLGTAGLQRGNVAGSYMHLIDLSGEPG; from the coding sequence ATGAGCGGGCTGTTGATTTCGGCGCCGTCCTCCGGGTCGGGCAAGACGACGATAACGCTGGGGCTCTTGCGGGCGCTGCGCAACCGGGGCGTTGCCGTGGCGCCGGGCAAGGCCGGACCCGATTATATTGATCCAGCCTTCCATGCGGCGGCAAGCGGGACGACCTGTCTCAATTTCGACCCCTGGGGCATGCGCCCGGAACTGATCGCCGCCAATGCCGCCCTCCACCGGGAAGGCGGCAGGATGCTGGTGGTCGAGGCGATGATGGGCCTCTTCGACGGTGCTGCCGATGGTCATGGGACCGCGGCCGATCTGGCGGCAATGCTGTCTCTGCCGGTGGTTTTCGTCGTCGATGCGGCGCGGACGTCGCAATCGGTGGCGGCGCTCGTTAGCGGCTTTGCCAATTTTCGCGCCGACATCCGCATCGTCGGTGTCATTCTCAACCGGGTCGGCAGCGCTCGCCACGAACTGATGTTGCGCCAGGCGCTGCGGGCAATCGGCATGCCCGTCGTCGCCGTCGTGCGCAGCGATCCGGGGCTGGCGGTGCCGGAGCGGCATCTGGGGCTGGTGCAGGCCGGCGAACATTCGGGCCTCGAGGAGTTTGTCGAGCGGGCGGCATCGGCTGTTTCCGCCGAATGCGATTTCGATCTGCTGCTGCGCGCCGGTGCGGGAAGTGCCAAGGCTTCTCCCGCCGCCATTCACCGCATGGCGCCGCTCGGCCAGAAGATCGCCGTCGCCCGCGACATCGCCTTTGCCTTTTCCTATGAACACATGCTGCTGGGCTGGCGGCGACGCGGCGCGGAGATCTCGTTCTTCTCGCCGCTTGCCGACGAAGCCCCAGTGGCAGACGCCGATGCCATCTATTTGCCCGGAGGCTATCCGGAGTTGAACGCGGGGACCATCGCGTCGGCCAGCGCGTTTCGCTCCGCCATGCGGGATGCGGCCGAGCGTGGCGTCAGGATTTTCGGCGAGTGCGGCGGCTACATGACGCTCGGCGAGGGACTGATCGATGCAGCCGGTGGGCACCATGCCATGCTCGGGCTGCTTCCGGTCGTCACCAGCTACGAGACGCGCAAGCGGCATTTGGGCTACCGTCGCGTAACGCCATTGCCGGGCAGTTTCTTCGAGGCGCCAATGAAAGCGCATGAATTCCACTATTCGACGCTGGTGTCCGAGGGCAATGCCGACCCGCTGTTTGCCGTTACCGACGCCCTCGATACCGATCTCGGCACGGCAGGCCTGCAGCGCGGCAATGTCGCCGGCTCCTACATGCACCTGATCGACCTGTCCGGAGAGCCCGGATGA
- the cobA gene encoding uroporphyrinogen-III C-methyltransferase, with translation MSQTLFSTLPTLEPGSVWLAGAGPGDPGLLTLLAAKAMAEADVIVHDALVDDACLRLAGAGAVLEYAGKRGGKPSAKQRDISLRLVELAQSGKRVLRLKGGDPFVFGRGGEEALMLVEHGIPFRIVPGVTAGIGGLAYAGIPVTHRDVNHAVTFLTGHDSSGLVPDAIDWQAIGKGSPVIVIYMAMKHISQIVANLIAAGRSPREPVAFVCNASTPRQQVLETTLGSAEADVASAGLLPPAIVVIGAVVDLRQSLDWLGALSGRTLVPESIGEPREVRA, from the coding sequence ATGAGCCAAACCCTGTTTTCCACATTGCCAACCCTTGAGCCGGGCAGCGTCTGGCTGGCCGGGGCGGGGCCGGGCGATCCGGGCTTGCTGACGCTGCTGGCGGCCAAGGCGATGGCGGAGGCTGATGTCATCGTCCACGATGCGTTGGTCGACGATGCCTGTTTGAGGCTCGCCGGTGCCGGTGCCGTGCTCGAATATGCCGGCAAGCGCGGGGGCAAGCCTTCTGCAAAGCAGCGCGATATCTCGCTGCGGCTGGTCGAACTGGCGCAGTCCGGCAAGCGCGTGCTGCGGCTTAAGGGCGGGGACCCCTTCGTCTTCGGGCGTGGTGGCGAGGAGGCGCTGATGCTCGTCGAGCATGGCATTCCGTTCCGAATCGTGCCGGGCGTCACTGCCGGGATCGGTGGACTTGCCTATGCCGGTATTCCGGTGACCCACCGCGACGTCAATCATGCCGTCACGTTCCTGACCGGCCATGATTCGTCCGGGCTGGTGCCGGATGCCATCGACTGGCAGGCGATCGGCAAGGGGTCGCCGGTAATCGTCATCTACATGGCGATGAAACACATCTCCCAGATCGTCGCCAACCTCATTGCTGCCGGCCGGTCGCCGCGCGAGCCTGTCGCCTTTGTCTGCAATGCATCGACACCGCGCCAGCAGGTGCTGGAGACGACGCTCGGATCTGCCGAGGCGGATGTTGCAAGCGCAGGCCTCCTGCCGCCTGCCATCGTCGTCATCGGCGCGGTGGTCGACCTGCGGCAATCGCTGGATTGGCTGGGCGCACTCTCCGGGCGCACGCTGGTGCCTGAAAGCATCGGCGAACCGAGAGAGGTGCGGGCATGA
- a CDS encoding DNA-binding protein has protein sequence MRRDELQRVAQAKINDAQLLLEHRSASNAYYLAGYAVEIGLKACIAKQISAETIPELNFVRSIYDHDLQKLVRVAGLSAELKQAQDANNDFAVNWAIVCEWKLDDRYGLKDLGTAQLMIAAVTDETGGVLPWIRERW, from the coding sequence GTGAGGCGCGACGAGCTCCAGCGTGTTGCTCAAGCAAAGATCAACGATGCCCAGTTGCTGTTGGAGCATCGCAGTGCGTCGAATGCTTACTATTTAGCGGGATATGCGGTAGAGATCGGGCTTAAAGCTTGCATAGCGAAGCAGATATCAGCGGAAACGATTCCCGAGCTTAATTTTGTAAGGTCGATATATGATCATGATCTACAAAAGCTAGTCAGGGTTGCCGGCCTGTCGGCCGAATTGAAGCAAGCGCAGGATGCCAATAACGATTTCGCCGTGAATTGGGCGATCGTTTGCGAGTGGAAGCTTGACGATCGATACGGCTTAAAGGATCTGGGCACGGCGCAGTTGATGATCGCCGCCGTGACGGATGAAACCGGAGGAGTTCTGCCATGGATCAGGGAACGATGGTGA
- a CDS encoding nucleoside hydrolase: MHKVIYDTDPGVDDAMALLFLHRHPEIDLIGVTTIFGNASVDTTTRNALFLKREWGFECPVARGADATFDPSRKEHGWPTHVHGVNGLGDIDVPATIDLPVDPRPAYQFIIDTVRANPGEVRLVAVGRMTNLALALKHDPAIAGLVKDVVIMGGAFYVPGNVSPVAEANIYGDPEAADAVMMAEWKVVLIGLDVTAITTMSRSYLADMAKAGGKDVQLLADLSQSYIDFYKHAVEDGMMVHDSCASAYIVAPNLFTSISGAVRVVCGGIADGQTIVKPDGRHFPPGHWDGLPSQTVCVGIESEKVVDLIRDVIVG; the protein is encoded by the coding sequence ATGCACAAGGTCATTTACGACACTGATCCCGGCGTCGACGACGCTATGGCGCTGCTTTTCCTGCACCGTCATCCCGAGATCGACCTGATCGGCGTCACCACCATCTTCGGCAATGCCTCGGTCGACACGACAACGCGCAATGCGCTGTTCCTGAAGCGTGAATGGGGCTTCGAATGCCCGGTCGCGCGCGGCGCCGACGCCACCTTCGATCCGTCGCGCAAGGAGCATGGCTGGCCGACGCATGTGCACGGCGTCAACGGTCTCGGCGATATCGACGTGCCGGCAACCATAGATCTTCCCGTCGATCCGCGCCCGGCCTACCAGTTCATCATCGATACCGTCCGGGCCAATCCCGGCGAAGTACGGCTTGTCGCCGTCGGTCGGATGACCAACCTGGCGCTGGCGCTGAAACACGATCCGGCGATTGCCGGGCTGGTAAAGGATGTCGTCATCATGGGCGGCGCCTTCTACGTGCCGGGCAATGTCTCGCCGGTGGCGGAAGCCAATATCTACGGCGACCCGGAGGCTGCGGACGCCGTCATGATGGCCGAATGGAAGGTCGTGCTGATCGGTCTCGACGTGACAGCTATCACCACCATGAGCCGCAGCTATCTCGCCGACATGGCCAAGGCTGGCGGCAAGGACGTGCAGCTGCTCGCCGACCTCTCGCAGTCCTATATCGATTTCTACAAGCACGCGGTCGAGGACGGCATGATGGTGCACGACAGCTGCGCCAGCGCCTATATCGTCGCACCGAACCTCTTCACGTCGATATCAGGTGCCGTGCGCGTCGTCTGCGGCGGCATCGCCGATGGCCAGACCATCGTCAAGCCCGACGGCCGCCACTTCCCCCCGGGCCACTGGGACGGACTGCCGAGCCAGACGGTGTGCGTCGGGATCGAGTCGGAGAAGGTCGTGGACCTGATCCGGGACGTGATTGTGGGGTGA
- a CDS encoding cobalamin biosynthesis protein: MTHSSSDRQSSGRSRLVIGMGCESGAPEGELLALAKRALAGAALDARDLQALASIDGKAKEPAILAVAAYYGIPALFFDAERLERETPRLQNPSDKIFSLVGCHGVAEAAALAGAEPEAVLIVPKLKSALATVAIAAVV; this comes from the coding sequence GTGACCCATTCGTCTTCCGATCGGCAATCGTCCGGCAGGTCCCGCCTTGTGATCGGCATGGGCTGCGAGAGCGGAGCACCGGAAGGCGAGTTGCTGGCACTGGCAAAGCGCGCCCTCGCCGGAGCTGCTCTCGATGCCCGTGACCTCCAGGCGCTAGCCTCGATCGACGGCAAGGCGAAGGAGCCGGCGATCCTTGCAGTTGCGGCCTATTACGGCATTCCAGCGCTGTTTTTCGATGCCGAGCGGCTTGAGCGCGAGACGCCCCGGCTGCAAAATCCCTCCGACAAGATTTTTTCTCTCGTCGGTTGCCATGGTGTCGCGGAGGCTGCGGCGCTGGCCGGGGCGGAGCCAGAGGCCGTACTCATTGTGCCGAAACTCAAATCCGCACTCGCCACCGTGGCAATTGCCGCCGTCGTTTGA